In Sphingobacterium sp. R2, the genomic stretch AAAGGGGTGGGCCATATTACTGATGCTTGGTATCCAAAGTTCTTGGCTTATCAAGAATCTGCCCGTGATATAGCAAAAGAATTTGGGGGGATCTTAATTCCCTATCAAAAAATATTTGATAATGCTCAAAGGAATGCTGCTGGCGCCTACTGGGCAGCAGATGGTGTTCACCCTACACTTGCTGGCGCACAGATGATGGCATCGGCATGGATGGAATGCATTAAATAAAAATGGCGAGCGGATAGCGTACTGCACATTCGCTCGCTATTTTTAACAGACGACACAATTGCCTATTGTTTATTTTCAAGTTTAAATCTCTTTGTATTGTGTTTTTTGCAGATCGGGAAGAAAATAAGCTACGATACCGATCAAGGGAAGATAAGAGCATAAGTGATAAATAAACTCGACAGAAGTGTGATCTGCCTGCCAACCTAGCACAGCTGATCCTATTCCGCCCATTCCAAATGCAAAGCCGTAAAATAAACCTGAAACCATGCCTAGTTTTTTCGGCAATAGCTCCTGTGCATAAACAATAATCGCTGGAAAAGCTGATGATAAAATTAATCCGATCATGACGATCAATATCCCTGTCATAGTAAGTCCGACATACGGTAATGCCAATGCAAATGGTGCAACGCCCAATACAGAAAACCAGATAACATATTTACGGCCAAATCGATCGCCGAATGCTCCTCCTAATAGGGTTCCGACAGCAACTGCAATAAGAAAATAAAAGAGATAAACCTGGGCTTCTACTTCACTGATCCCAAATTTTTTGATGGTATAAAACTGAAAGTAATTTGTGATACTTGCGATATAGAAATATTTTGATACGATCAACAGTAGGAGGATAATCACAGTCATAACGATCCGACCATTGGGTAAATCTGGCACGCGTATCGCTCGCTTCGTCGATCTAGCTGTATTTCGAAGCTTTTCTTTATACCAACTCCCGATATAATAAGATATAAATTGGCCAATGATTGTGAATAGGCACATCCATGCGATTGCCTGCTGTCCTCTCGGTAAAATCAAAAAGGCGACAATAATTGGGGCCATAGCCGTCCCCGCATTTCCACCGATCTGAAAAATAGATTGCGCCATACTCCTTCTTCCACCTGACGCCATGTAAGCTACGCGAGACGATTCGGGATGAAAAATTGAGGATCCAACCCCCACGAGAAAGACAGAACATAAGATCCATTCATAACTGTTTGCTTTTGAAAATAAAAGCATACCAAGCAGAGAAAAAGACATTCCGATAATCTGCGAATATGGAACAGGATGTTTGTCTGTAAATGAGCCCACAACAGGCTGGAATATTGATGCTGCTATCTGATAAACCATTGTGATCATCCCAACCTGCGAAAAGCTCAGATGATGTTCTTCTTTGAGCAAGGGATATGTCGCTGGTATCACTCCCTGAATCATGTCATTCAAAAGGTGCACCATGCTTACGGCAAATAAAATTGAAAAGATAGGTCTACTCGATTTTTCTTGTATCATGACGTTGTTTAAAAATTAAAAAGGTTGGTTTTCGCAAACCAACCCAAATTATCTCCATGTAATAAATTATAATACGCGGACCAACAATCCTTTCAGATATTCTCCTTCGGGAAAAGAGGCGCGCACAGGATGGTCTTCAGGTTGATGGAACTGTCTGATGAACTGAATTTCTTTACCTGCGTCCAACGCTGCCCAAGCAAGCACTTGTTTGAAGGTATCCATATCCATCGCGCCTGAACAAGAAAATGTTGCTAACAAACCACCACTATTTAACAACATCAAACCGCGGCGGTTGAGATCTTTGTAGGCTCGAGATGCTCTTTCCAAGGCTGATCGTGATGGTGCATACTTGGGCGGGTCCAAGACTATCATATCAAATTTTTCCCCCGCATCGATAAATTTGCGTAATTGCTTATTTACATCCGCCAATATTGCTCTATGCCGACTGGGTTCAAATCCATTTTCAATAATATTCTTTTCCAGGGTTTCAATAGCCAGCGCAGAGCTATCTACGGAAATTACTTCCGATGCTCCGTTTTTCAGGCTATTCAATGTAAAGCCACCCGAATAGCAAAAACAATCCAGGACTCGCTTATTCGAAACGTAGTTGGCTGTGAGCTGACGGTTTTCTCGTTGATCGCAATAGAATCCGGATTTTTGTCCATCAATAATGTTCACCTTATAATGGATACCATTTTCGACAACGTCAACAAATTCTGGTGGAAGTTCTCCATACAAAAGCCCATTGGTATCGGGTAGTCCCTCATGTTCACGGGATTTCAGATCGCTACGTTCATAAATTCCCTTCGGCTGCAGCAGAGCATTTAATTCATCGATAATAATTGATTTAACTTTCTCAAGCCCAACGGAGTGAACCTGGATAGATATAAAATCTGCATATTTATCTGCAATAAGTCCAGGAAGAAAATCTGCTTCAGCAAAGATTAAACGAACAGTATTCGTCACATCTTTCTGCAATAGATGCTGTCGTGCCGCAATAGCCTTTTGGACGCGTGAACGCCACCACGCTGCGTCAATCTGCGTTTGAGGATTCCATTCCAATAAACGAATGGCTACGCGCGAGCTATTGTGAAATAGACCATAGGCAATAAATTCACGTTCAGCATTGTAAACACCAACAACTTCGCCATCTTCAATTTTATCGGACAATGATTTAATTGCTCCAGAAAATACCCAAGGATGCAATTGCCACGCAGCTTTATCCTTACCCTTATTCAAATAAACTGATTTCATTACTGCAAAATTAACGTATTAATTCGACATCGTGACGAAACTTTCTGGATAAACATCGCTCTTTCTAAACAGGTCGTACTTTTTTTAAATTATTCCTTACGTATAAAAGAACCGCTATTTGTTAATGAAAGCAAAAAGGGCTCCTAAAGGAGCCCTCACGATTAATTATGGTTGATTAGATATTTTTTAAAGGCTTCGAAATCGACTTTTAACGGTTCAGCTAACTTTTCCCTTCCTTGCAAATCTTCTGCTCCTTTAGGCAGAACTATCTTTTCAAACACATCTGCAGCGATTGCATCAGGGAATTTGCAGGGATGAGCAGTAGATAAGAAAACCGAAGCATAGTGACCAGGATATTCATTTGCATAAGCACGAGCGCCAAGCCATGCAATTGCTGTATGTGGACAGGCGATATAGTTCGATTCTTCAAATAACTTCTGCATTCCTCTTTCTGTTTCTTCGTCTGTAAAAGTATAGGAAGATAACATACTTTTTAATTCGTTCACATCTCCTCCAAAGATATCCTGTATACGAACCCAGTTGCTCGGGTTTCCAACATCCATCGCATTGCTCAATGTTTGTACTGAAGGCAGGGGTTCATATAAACCTGATGAAAGGAATCTGGGTACGGTATCATTAACATTTGTTGCCGCAACAAAATGTTTGACAGGCAACCCCATTTTATAGGCTAATAGGCCTGCCCCAATATTACCAAAATTGCCGCTCGGCACTGTAAATATGACCTCATTGATTCCTTGCGACTTCAATTGCGCGTACGCATAGAAGTAATAGAATGTCTGGGGGATTAATCGTGCTATATTTATTGAATTGGCTGAAGTCAAGCGTAAGACGGCATTTAGTTCGGAATCATTAAAAGCCTGTTTCACTAATGCCTGGCAGTCGTCAAATGTACCTTCCACTTCAATTGCACGAATGTTTTGTCCATTTGTAGTCAATTGCAATTCCTGAACCTCGGACACTTTACCTTTGGGGTATAAGATGGTTACGCGCGTTCCCTCAACACCCAAAAATCCCAAGGCAACAGCTCCACCAGTATCACCAGAGGTCGCAACAAGCACATCCAGTAATTTGTCATCCGTCTGCGAAAAATACCCCATTACTCTGCTCATAAATCGAGCCCCAAAATCCTTAAAGGCGTAAGAAGGCCCATGGAAAAGTTCGAGCACAGCTGTGTTGTCGGTCAAAAATTTTACGGGAGCATCGAAGTTAATCGCGTCGTTCACGATTTGCTTTAAATCTTCTTTGGGAATATCATCCCCCAAGAGCGTGTAAGCGACTTCAAATGCAATCTCCTGTAAAGAATGCTGCTGAATATTCTTAATAAATAATGGATCCAATTGAGGGATCGCTTCCGGCATATACAATCCTTTGTCTGCTGGTAGCGAATTGAAGACCGCATCTTTAAAGGAAACTTTTAATGTTTTATTATTTGTGCTATAAAATTTCATATGTAATATTCTTTTTTTTAAACGCCATATGAAACATCCTGTTTCAATTTAAATTGATATTTTCACATGGATATTTCACTTTGTTATCTTTTTAAGCGTTAAAATATGGATTAACCTTAGATCCGATAGGCCTCTATGCTGTAAATAACTTCTGATCTAATACTCGGGGACCTTCTACATTAACACGAGAAACATATCCAAAACTATCAATTTCGTTTTCTTTGAGATGAGTCTGAATTTTGTCTGCGATATCCTCTGCTATTTTCTCGTCTCGCGTTATTGCCACAACTGATGGTCCAGAGCCAGAAATACCAAAACTTAAGGCACCGTGTTTTAGAGCAATCTCTTTCATTTCATAAAATTGGGGAATTAAAATAGCTCGGGTCGGTTCGATAAGAACATCTTTCATGCTTCGTGCAATAAGATCATAATCTTCTTTGAACAAAGCAGCTACTAATCCCGCGATATTACCCCACTGGGTGACGGCGTCTTTTAACAGTACTTTATCCTTAATAAGTTGCCTAGCATCGCGTGTGGGAACATCGACCTGTGGAAAAACGACTGCAGCGACGAGTTCTTTAGGAGAAGGTATAGATATCACATCCAAAGGCTCATTTCCCCGAATTAACGTTATGCCTCCATAGAGTGCCGGGGCCACATTATCAGCATGCCCCGTACCACAGGCCAAGCGCTCGCCTTCGACACAGAATGGCAATAATTCCTCTTTTGTCAAGGGGTTACCCAGCATAGTATTGATGGCAAAAAGCCCTGCCACGGTGCTGGCTGCGCTAGAACCTAATCCCGATCCGATAGGCATATGTTTATGTAATTCAATTTCCACACCGACCTTTGAAGAAATATTCAGCGCCTGTAATAAATACTGAACACAGGCAGAAACGGTATTTTTACCTGGATCGAGCGGCAATCTTCCATCGTCGCCTGTAATTTTACGAATAGTTACACCGGGTTGTGCTGTGCGTCGCATAACTACCTCGTCGCCTGGCGCCTCAACCGCAAAGCCCAGTATGTCAAAACCACAGATCATATTGGCGACAGTTGCAGGTGCAAAGACACGAACTTCGGACAGCATGCTGTCTAAATTTATAATCTTATCTTTCAGATATTCTACATTTAAATTATTAGCCATCACGTAATTGTTATTTTCCTTGAATCGTATTTATGCTCCAACATTGACCAAATCGGCAAATACACCAGCAGCTGTTACCTCCGCCCCAGCCCCCGGACCTTTTACTACTAAAGGACGTTCTTTATAGCGCTCTGTCGTAAATGATATAATATTGTCACTACCCGATAATGCATAGAAAGGATGGTTTTCATCAACGAACTGAATCGCAATGGATACTTTTCCATTTTCCAATTTTCCGATGTAGCGTATTACTTTATTTTCATCTTCCGCTTTCTGCTTCATGGCTTCGAAATAATCATTTTCGCGCTTCAATTCTTCGTAAAACGCATTTACGGAATCAGCTTTTAAACATGCCGGCGGAAGTATTGAACCTAGGTCTACGTCCTCGGCTTCGACAGGATATCCGGCATCCCTAGCTAATATGAGCATTTTACGCATAAAATCAATACCGCCTAAGTCATCCCTTGGATCTGGTTCAGTATATCCTAGTTCCTGTGCTTGTTTAACAACATCATAAAAAGAAGCATCAGCTTTAAAGTTGTTGAAGATATACGAGATTGTTCCAGATAAAATAGCTTCTATCTTGACGATGCGATCACCACTCAACATCAAGTCTTTGAGTACGCGGACGATTGGTAGTCCGGCGCCTACATTTGTTTCATAAAAAAAGTCTACACCGTGACGATGAGCGGTATCGCGGAGTGTTTTATATTGCTCATACTTACCTGAGTTCGCAATTTTATTGCAGGTAACGATCGAAATATTGGATTTAAAGATATCTTCATAATAGGTTGCCGGTAATTTGCTCGCGGTATTATCTATAAAGACACAATTGGGCAGATTGAGTGCCTTCATCCGGTCGATAAACAGGGCCAAGTCTGATTCATTTCCATTTTTGTCGAGTTCATTAGACCAATTAGTTAAATCAACACCTTCGGTATTAAAAAGCATCTTACGGCTATTCGAAATTCCGACGACTTTAATTTCGATATCATTTTTATCCAGTAGGAAATCATGTTGATTTTCCAACTGTTTAAATAAAGTTGCGCCGATGTTACCCGTACCGATATTAAACACATGAAGGGTTTTCTTTAGCTCAGCAAAAAAAGCGTCGTGTACAGCGTTGAGTGCCTTCGACAGGTCTTCCTTACCTATAATAACAGATATATTGTATTCAGATGAGCCCTGTGCTATAGCGCGAACATTAATGCCATTCCTTCCTAGCGCAGCAAATAATCGACCGGACATACCAGGTGTCTTTTTCATATTTTCGCCAACGATGGCTAAGACTGAAAGGTTATCTTCAATCGCTGGCACGATGAGTTTATTGGCCTGGATCTCTAATTCAAACTCCACTTCGATCAATTGTATCGCGCGTTTGGCATCAGATGGGTTTACAGCAAATGTGATGCTATGTTCGGAAGATGACTGTGTAATTAACACAACATTGATTTGCTCTCTAGCCAATAAGGTAAAAAGCCTTCCACTAAAGCCCGACTTGCCGATCATACCTGAACCACTTAGATTGATAACCGAAATATCCGATATAGAGGAAATTCCTTTTATTGGTAGCGCTGTTTTGCCGCTATCAAACTGAATGACGGTTCCGGAAAAATCAGGCTCAAAGGTATTTCTAATCACAATTGGAATTTTCTTTAGGAAGGCTGGAATCATTGTAGGCGGATAAATCACCTTAGCCCCAAAATAAGAGAGTTCCATTGCCTCTGTATATGATAAAACAGGTAATGAAAAAGCTTTTTTTACAATGCGGGGATCTGCTGTCAACATGCCATTTACGTCTGTCCAAATTTCAATGGCTGCCGCGTCTAATATGGATCCGAAGATAGCGGCTGTATAATCTGAACCGCCTCTTCCTAAGGTGGTAATACGCCCGTTTTCATTACTACCGATAAAACCCGTCACAAACAATAATTTATCGCCATGTGATATATATAGTGATTTCACCAATTGCTCGGTCAATGTTTCATTTAAATGCGCATTGCCAAAGTTCGAATCAGTTTTCACGTAATGAGAAGCATCCACAAATAAAGATTCTGGAATATATTGTTCCATCACTTTAGATACCATATAATTCGAACAGCGCTCGCCGTAGCTTAATATTAGATC encodes the following:
- a CDS encoding MFS transporter, with amino-acid sequence MIQEKSSRPIFSILFAVSMVHLLNDMIQGVIPATYPLLKEEHHLSFSQVGMITMVYQIAASIFQPVVGSFTDKHPVPYSQIIGMSFSLLGMLLFSKANSYEWILCSVFLVGVGSSIFHPESSRVAYMASGGRRSMAQSIFQIGGNAGTAMAPIIVAFLILPRGQQAIAWMCLFTIIGQFISYYIGSWYKEKLRNTARSTKRAIRVPDLPNGRIVMTVIILLLLIVSKYFYIASITNYFQFYTIKKFGISEVEAQVYLFYFLIAVAVGTLLGGAFGDRFGRKYVIWFSVLGVAPFALALPYVGLTMTGILIVMIGLILSSAFPAIIVYAQELLPKKLGMVSGLFYGFAFGMGGIGSAVLGWQADHTSVEFIYHLCSYLPLIGIVAYFLPDLQKTQYKEI
- a CDS encoding homoserine kinase, with protein sequence MLSEVRVFAPATVANMICGFDILGFAVEAPGDEVVMRRTAQPGVTIRKITGDDGRLPLDPGKNTVSACVQYLLQALNISSKVGVEIELHKHMPIGSGLGSSAASTVAGLFAINTMLGNPLTKEELLPFCVEGERLACGTGHADNVAPALYGGITLIRGNEPLDVISIPSPKELVAAVVFPQVDVPTRDARQLIKDKVLLKDAVTQWGNIAGLVAALFKEDYDLIARSMKDVLIEPTRAILIPQFYEMKEIALKHGALSFGISGSGPSVVAITRDEKIAEDIADKIQTHLKENEIDSFGYVSRVNVEGPRVLDQKLFTA
- the thrA gene encoding bifunctional aspartate kinase/homoserine dehydrogenase I, with protein sequence MKVLKFGGTSVGTVESLKAVLGIVKKSYDAKEKPLVVLSAMSGVTNLLTQLAEDAAEGKSFSEGLKSLEDRHFAVVKELLAVKYQNPVFTKLKLFFNEIEDLLQGIFALKELSYQSKDLILSYGERCSNYMVSKVMEQYIPESLFVDASHYVKTDSNFGNAHLNETLTEQLVKSLYISHGDKLLFVTGFIGSNENGRITTLGRGGSDYTAAIFGSILDAAAIEIWTDVNGMLTADPRIVKKAFSLPVLSYTEAMELSYFGAKVIYPPTMIPAFLKKIPIVIRNTFEPDFSGTVIQFDSGKTALPIKGISSISDISVINLSGSGMIGKSGFSGRLFTLLAREQINVVLITQSSSEHSITFAVNPSDAKRAIQLIEVEFELEIQANKLIVPAIEDNLSVLAIVGENMKKTPGMSGRLFAALGRNGINVRAIAQGSSEYNISVIIGKEDLSKALNAVHDAFFAELKKTLHVFNIGTGNIGATLFKQLENQHDFLLDKNDIEIKVVGISNSRKMLFNTEGVDLTNWSNELDKNGNESDLALFIDRMKALNLPNCVFIDNTASKLPATYYEDIFKSNISIVTCNKIANSGKYEQYKTLRDTAHRHGVDFFYETNVGAGLPIVRVLKDLMLSGDRIVKIEAILSGTISYIFNNFKADASFYDVVKQAQELGYTEPDPRDDLGGIDFMRKMLILARDAGYPVEAEDVDLGSILPPACLKADSVNAFYEELKRENDYFEAMKQKAEDENKVIRYIGKLENGKVSIAIQFVDENHPFYALSGSDNIISFTTERYKERPLVVKGPGAGAEVTAAGVFADLVNVGA
- a CDS encoding class I SAM-dependent rRNA methyltransferase codes for the protein MKSVYLNKGKDKAAWQLHPWVFSGAIKSLSDKIEDGEVVGVYNAEREFIAYGLFHNSSRVAIRLLEWNPQTQIDAAWWRSRVQKAIAARQHLLQKDVTNTVRLIFAEADFLPGLIADKYADFISIQVHSVGLEKVKSIIIDELNALLQPKGIYERSDLKSREHEGLPDTNGLLYGELPPEFVDVVENGIHYKVNIIDGQKSGFYCDQRENRQLTANYVSNKRVLDCFCYSGGFTLNSLKNGASEVISVDSSALAIETLEKNIIENGFEPSRHRAILADVNKQLRKFIDAGEKFDMIVLDPPKYAPSRSALERASRAYKDLNRRGLMLLNSGGLLATFSCSGAMDMDTFKQVLAWAALDAGKEIQFIRQFHQPEDHPVRASFPEGEYLKGLLVRVL
- the thrC gene encoding threonine synthase, encoding MKFYSTNNKTLKVSFKDAVFNSLPADKGLYMPEAIPQLDPLFIKNIQQHSLQEIAFEVAYTLLGDDIPKEDLKQIVNDAINFDAPVKFLTDNTAVLELFHGPSYAFKDFGARFMSRVMGYFSQTDDKLLDVLVATSGDTGGAVALGFLGVEGTRVTILYPKGKVSEVQELQLTTNGQNIRAIEVEGTFDDCQALVKQAFNDSELNAVLRLTSANSINIARLIPQTFYYFYAYAQLKSQGINEVIFTVPSGNFGNIGAGLLAYKMGLPVKHFVAATNVNDTVPRFLSSGLYEPLPSVQTLSNAMDVGNPSNWVRIQDIFGGDVNELKSMLSSYTFTDEETERGMQKLFEESNYIACPHTAIAWLGARAYANEYPGHYASVFLSTAHPCKFPDAIAADVFEKIVLPKGAEDLQGREKLAEPLKVDFEAFKKYLINHN